In one Nitrospirota bacterium genomic region, the following are encoded:
- a CDS encoding outer membrane lipoprotein-sorting protein — protein sequence MRLLIVLIITAAGVFVSLHPSAAAQRSPEVQEIIDRVDRLYRSDTSYGEIEMTIITPDWRRRLRMKIWTEGMDKTFLYITSPKKDAGIATLRIGSEMWNYFPKINKVMKVPPSMMMGSWMGSDFTNDDLVKESSLLRDYSARLINPEGADKDHYHIELIPKRDTPSVWGRIIVTVRKDDYIPVRLVYFDEKGRKMRVMEYKDIRLFGDRKLPAVLEMTPLNKEGHKTIIRYIDVRFNIKPDRETFTLRNLQRKRR from the coding sequence ATGCGCCTCCTGATTGTTTTAATAATAACGGCCGCAGGGGTGTTTGTGAGTCTCCACCCCTCTGCAGCCGCGCAGAGGAGTCCTGAAGTTCAGGAGATAATCGACAGGGTGGACAGGCTCTACCGCAGTGATACGAGTTATGGTGAGATCGAGATGACGATCATCACTCCTGACTGGAGACGCCGGCTCAGGATGAAGATATGGACTGAGGGGATGGATAAGACCTTTCTCTATATCACCTCCCCCAAAAAGGATGCAGGCATTGCAACCCTCCGCATCGGGAGCGAAATGTGGAACTATTTTCCAAAGATCAACAAGGTTATGAAGGTTCCGCCTTCAATGATGATGGGTTCCTGGATGGGGTCTGATTTTACCAACGACGACCTTGTAAAGGAGAGCTCATTATTGAGGGATTACAGTGCGAGGCTGATCAACCCTGAAGGGGCAGATAAAGACCATTACCATATCGAACTGATACCGAAGAGGGATACACCAAGTGTCTGGGGCAGGATAATAGTAACAGTGCGCAAGGATGACTATATTCCGGTAAGACTGGTCTATTTTGACGAAAAGGGCAGAAAGATGCGCGTCATGGAATATAAGGATATCAGGCTGTTCGGTGACCGGAAACTGCCTGCAGTCCTCGAGATGACGCCGTTGAACAAGGAAGGGCATAAGACCATTATCCGGTATATTGACGTACGCTTCAATATAAAACCGGACAGGGAAACCTTTACACTCCGTAACCTCCAGAGGAAGAGGAGGTGA
- a CDS encoding TIGR01212 family radical SAM protein (This family includes YhcC from E. coli K-12, an uncharacterized radical SAM protein.): MQRYNSFGHYIKSLFGLTVYKVNVDAGFTCPNRDGTAGYGGCIYCNNDSFRPSSCRSVLPLKEQISNGSVFLRRRYKAEKFIVYFQPYTNTHAPVDELERLYREALKGPDVIGLAIGTRPDCIDEAKVRLLEELSRDYFILVEYGLQSIHDRTLDFINRGHDYAAFLRAIELTRGRGIHIGAHLIVGFPTETEEEMLEMADVISGLSIEFLKIHQLQVIKDTRLEKLYREDPFHLFDYEEYLDFAVRFIERLSPSIVLQRVFATAPDDMLIAPLWGKGRQEILRDMGERFNDLNTYQGRLYKSPAVEVLHAE; the protein is encoded by the coding sequence ATGCAGAGATATAATTCATTCGGTCATTACATAAAATCCCTCTTTGGCCTGACTGTCTACAAGGTGAATGTGGATGCAGGATTTACGTGTCCTAACAGGGATGGTACTGCCGGGTATGGCGGGTGTATATACTGCAACAATGACAGCTTCAGGCCGTCCTCATGCCGCTCGGTTCTCCCGCTCAAGGAGCAGATAAGCAATGGCTCAGTTTTCCTCAGGAGGAGATACAAGGCGGAGAAATTTATCGTCTATTTTCAGCCATACACAAACACCCACGCACCTGTGGATGAGCTTGAGCGCCTGTACAGGGAAGCCCTGAAGGGGCCTGATGTGATTGGGCTTGCCATAGGCACGAGGCCGGACTGTATTGATGAGGCAAAGGTCAGGCTTCTTGAAGAACTCTCAAGGGATTACTTCATCCTTGTTGAATACGGGCTTCAGTCCATCCATGACCGGACACTCGACTTTATCAACCGTGGTCATGATTATGCAGCATTCCTCAGGGCAATCGAACTTACCAGGGGACGGGGGATTCATATTGGTGCCCACCTTATAGTCGGGTTTCCAACAGAGACTGAAGAGGAGATGCTTGAGATGGCGGATGTAATATCCGGGCTGTCCATTGAGTTTCTAAAAATACACCAGCTGCAGGTGATCAAGGATACACGGCTGGAGAAGCTTTACAGGGAAGACCCCTTTCATCTCTTTGATTATGAGGAGTATCTCGACTTTGCAGTCAGGTTTATTGAGAGGCTTTCACCCTCAATAGTCCTTCAGAGGGTCTTTGCAACAGCACCTGACGATATGCTGATAGCGCCGCTGTGGGGCAAGGGCAGGCAGGAGATACTGAGGGATATGGGGGAGCGGTTTAATGACCTCAATACATATCAGGGCAGACTTTACAAGTCTCCTGCAGTAGAGGTTCTCCACGCAGAATAG
- the thiE gene encoding thiamine phosphate synthase yields the protein MISGAPAFNQEITGKNMLYGGICFITDGSLSALSVDETVRKVLDAGIRWIQYREKALCRRDMFLQAEKLRRLTDDYSAVLIVNDHADIALAVGADGVHLGQDDLPLKAARKIMGKKIIGISTHDMNQALEAWCNGADYIGFGPVFQTSTKDAGTPRGLNLLRDVVSSLDIPVVAIGGINLKNLRDVMRHGASAVAVASGILKSPDVCRTARDFVNIIYAEI from the coding sequence ATGATATCCGGTGCCCCTGCCTTCAATCAGGAAATAACAGGTAAAAACATGCTTTACGGAGGTATCTGTTTTATAACAGATGGCAGTCTCTCTGCCCTGAGCGTTGATGAGACGGTAAGAAAAGTCCTTGATGCCGGCATCAGGTGGATACAATACAGGGAGAAGGCCCTCTGCAGAAGGGATATGTTTTTGCAGGCAGAGAAGCTCAGGAGATTGACGGATGATTACAGTGCCGTATTAATCGTCAATGACCATGCAGATATAGCCCTTGCAGTGGGTGCAGACGGGGTTCACCTTGGTCAGGATGACCTTCCACTAAAGGCAGCAAGGAAGATAATGGGAAAAAAGATTATCGGAATATCCACACACGATATGAATCAGGCGCTGGAGGCTTGGTGTAATGGTGCAGACTATATCGGGTTTGGCCCTGTTTTTCAAACCTCCACAAAAGATGCAGGCACTCCCAGGGGACTTAATCTGTTGAGGGATGTTGTGTCGTCTCTCGATATCCCTGTTGTGGCGATAGGCGGGATTAATTTGAAGAACCTCAGGGATGTTATGAGGCACGGGGCCTCAGCCGTGGCTGTTGCCTCCGGAATCCTGAAATCCCCGGACGTCTGCCGTACTGCACGCGATTTTGTTAATATAATATATGCAGAGATATAA